CATATTTTGGTTTCTTAAATATTTCTTTGGTATCCAATTTAGAGTTTGAAAATTTATCCTTTAGGGGTTTTCTACAATGAGTTTATGGCCTCCGTCTGACTTATTCTGGTACAGAGGCGTGGAttggagaaaagaaaagaagaaactcTTGAAGAAGTCAACCTTACTGTACAAGAATATGAAGATTCCATGAAGAAGCTGGAGGATTCCGATGGCTCAGAAGATCCAAAAGTAGCATCCACCAGTGGCAGAAGAGTATTTGGAATGGCTAAAAAAGCACAGATAGTTGACACAGGTAATAAAGTGAAATCAGATAAATTTTACGATAACAGTGATAGTGATGATGACTTGGAGGTCAATAGAAGTGGCAACATTGAGAACCAGGAAAGTGATCTTCCGCAGAACGATATCATTGATGATTTAGTCCTGAACCAGAAAGGTTTTGATACTCGCAAAGAATCTGTTTTCAAGGTGATGGAACTTCTATTTTCTTGGTCTTTTTCAGACCTGTTTTGCTTGATGTATATAACACATTTTATGCATTTCTTGAATCTTGATCACAGAACTTTGACGAGATTGTAAAAAATCCTGGGCCAAAAACCACATATGAAGTCTCCATATTTGCCTCAGATAAATGGAATAAGGTATTATATAATGGTTTGTTTTTTAGATCTGTGATCTCTttctttttcaatgattttttattgatatttttcatatatatGTGGCGATTTGTTGGTCTAATGTGCTGATAATGAGCaggcaaaaaataaaaatgataaagacACAAGCATCAAGAAGTCTTCAAAGTTGAAAGAACCTGTTAGGCCTAATGTAAAGGTATGAATTCTTTGTATTTATCAAGAATATAAACTGCATTGTTGGTGAAATCTTTGTATTTGTCAAGAGCATAGATTATTGCATTGTTGGTGTAGCCTGACTATATTCTGTCATTTTATGTTCTAGAACACTGAAAATGATCAATTGGCAGAGGATAGCGATACAGATAATGAAGGACAGATGGTGGATGGAATTTTGACTTCTGCATCTAAACTATCTTATGAACTTCCATCTCAAGAGGAGCTCATTCGACAGGCTTTTGCTGGGGATGATGTAGAAGATTCTTTTGAAAAGGATAAACAGGATGTCCTCAATGAAGAAAATCCTGAGCCAGAAAAGCCTCTAATTCTTCCTGGCTGGGGCCAATGGTCTTATGTACAAGAAAAGAAAGGTTTACCATCCTGGGTGATCAAAAAACAGGAAGATGCCCAGAGAAAAAAGGAAGAAGCTATCAAGAGGAGAAGGGATGCTCAGCTAAAAAATGTGATAATCTCCGAGAAGTTAAGCAAGAAGGTTAGTGGCATTAAATACAAGGTTTTGTGTGCACTATCATTCCAACATTTAAGAATATTTTTAGATGCATCTATTCCAAACTCGATTTCAAATAAGATTATAATATTTGAAAGCCTGAGTCAAAGATTGCAGTGGGAGAGGTTATGGTGTTGGACCATGCCATTTGGCCGGGGAAGAGGAACTGAAACTGCATAATAGTTTATATAATTTTGTGGCTtgaatcttcttccaaacccccATTGTCTTGTGTACAGGTTATTTTTCTTCTCTAGTAATTGTGCAAGTTTTGATTCTATTCTTTTGGATGACAGGCTGAGAAACTCCATACAAAAACATTGCCTTATCCGTTCACTTCCAAAGAGGTCTATGATCAGAATATGCGTATGCCCATTGGACCTGAATTTAACCCAGCAACTACTATTGGACTTCTTAATCGGCCCGCAGTAAGTTTTTCATAACAGTTCCTTGGCAAATTGGCTCCTTTTATTGTGTGTTTATCATCATGCTATataattaagaataatatttGGACCATCCTTCAAAGTAGTAAAGCCATTAATTGGATACTACTAGTCGGTCTTAGAGGGTTCTTGTACCAAATGGAACTACTTTGCACAAATACAGTATGATTTTTacctgtattttttttaaatatattattgtatGTGCAGGTGGTGAAGAAGCCAGGTGTTATTATAAAACCTATTGAATTCGAAGAAGTGAATCCTCATGATAAATCAGAGCACGGGTTCGCTGAAAACAAGTTTAAGAAAACCAAAAGCAAATCTAGCAAATCCAGTAAAAAGTCAAAGAATTAAGGAGAAAAAGTTGGTGGGACAGTGAGTTTTGATTCTGATACTGTTCTAGAAGTATTCTCCATTTTCAGTTTATTcttgaaagaaaaaagtgaaaaacagATTTTAGCATACAGAAGCTTTTATGTCATCCAAGAGAAATAATAGAACGAGGGAGGGTAGCTTTCTGTGTATTAATATATTCACAGGTtaagtttttgattcatttatttttaacaaaaaaatattattttatttcccAGTTTGTTATATTTAAGTTGTTAAGGTAGTGTGAAAGAATCTAGCATCTGCCATAGATTATTTTCATCCTGTAGTTGTGTTTCAGGTTTTGTTATATTTAATATATGAAGTTGTGGGATCTAGTGTTAATCAATTTTACACTAACTTCATTGAGAGCagtttttatgttatttatttcatGTTGTAATTTAGATTTTTGATAGATGGTGTAATAATAGTTTATTGCATTTATTGAATGTtttgaaatgaaataaaattactaATCAGCTTATATTATTGCGTAATTGTTATTATGTTGGGAGCGAAATATTCATATCACTCCGCAAACACTATTCTCTATGCATTCTTCTTATTACCAAGTCAAATTAATGTTGGATTTTAGTTTTCTTACTAAGACATGATcttaattaaatttagaaaaaattGCATGTATTTTCTCAGAGAAATTTAAGTTACCCTATGTCTTTTATGATATAATGTCAAAGTAATCAAAATTAGCATGACCGATTCAATCGACTTGTGCGTTTGGTCTGTATTGCAATTGGATTTTGCACTATAAAATGATATAAATatgtaagaaaaaaattaattgcaTTTATTGTTTATATCCAAACCATGGGCAATTCATTCCTTACCACAAATCGCGTCATCACTACACAAGACTATGCAATTATCTAAAACTCACATATTTTGTGCTCATTTTCACATAGATTGCAAATGAAAAACATCTCATTTGGTCCACGCGTTTGGGATCGGAATCTCACACGTAATCATTTTGCCTTTATTGCAAGTTTTGAAAGACCCAGAAACTCTGTCTCCATCACTCTCAAAAAGCTCAAAACACTAGAAGTTAGTTCTTCGTTTTAAGTTCATTTAAAGTCAATTTCTTTGGCCATAAAAAAGGCCTTTAGATaagtataaatttattattattattatattttatttgtactttgaaataaaatacaaaaataaatcttagttatcttgaagaacttataaaGATAAGTTGAAAAAAAAGCTTATGACCAATGTCATTAGTTGTTTTCATAAtatctcttaaacaaatagtatcgcaaaatttatattaatatgtaAACTTGAATAAGTAAATGCATATAAGCATTGAGTctcattgatattttaatttgttattcgatttaaatattagttgagttgcttatttataaatgttcaaaaaaataggcttttatgtaagCTAATAGCCCAAATTCTTTGCTACCATGACCTATTAAAGCATATGTTTGCGAGCACTAAATAATTGTCCATTTACGAAACGTTAACCAACATCTATCTCGACAAGAACTGATTTACCATCATCCTTCACTTTATCCGGTTTAACGCCATACTTCACTTCATCTGGTTTAACATTATGCTTCACTTCATCCGGTTTATCATCATTCACTACATTCGATTTTAAATTGTTACTTACAGCAGCTTTGAAAAATATATCCGGGTGCACCATATCTAATAAGAACCATAATCAGGGGTGGCCTTGAGCACGAACTAGCAGGGCGGGAGCCAGTGCCCcataaaagaaaattttctatCACAAAAAAacttgttaaaaatatttttttttttaaaaatactggttaacaaaattataggggcacaacttaataaaagaatgtaatttctcataaataaaatagagtagaataaaatcaattaatttcctAATGCACGCATTATAGAGTAATATTGACTATTTCTATTAGGGTTGCAtctgctgaaagaagtttttctaaattaaaattattaaaatcttatttgaggtCTACTATGTCGCAAGAATGATTAAATActcttgcgttgatttcaattgaaaataaattttttgaagaaccttgattatgaacaaattattaaggattttgcaataaaaaatgctaagaggatgatatttaaataattttaaaggtttggtcaattttttttataggaaaaaagacgggatcaagaagaagaataataattagtctctttatagtggtttatattttgatgtagtataaacattgatacAAAGCtatatttctattctttttgaacaatgtcaaatgaaaatgtgttttttatcaaattatttcttttatccttatgtatttattgttaaaaaattataggggcaccactcttttgatttatccaaggcacccaaattcaaaggaccgaccCTGACCATAACAAGAATGTTTCTGGACAAAATAGTTCTGAAATATACATCCAAAAATATGGTAGGTGAGTTCAAATATGTATATCCGGATAAAACACACATTTTCAGCTAAAAGACAAGATTAATGCAAACCATGAGggatgaaataaataaattttaccttAAATTGCAGCTTCTTATGCTCCCTTTTGATGTGTTGAAATTCAACAATTTTGATTTAGAATGAAAAAGTTTATTGGAATTTTTTTAAGGGTTTTTGGTTACCGAGCGAGGTTTGAAGTTTGAGGAAGATGATCATGCAAGGTGGTTATATACTCATTTTCCTGCTGGAGATTTTCGGAAACATATCTCTGAAAAGAACTATAGGACCAAAGCAAAGCCTGTGAATACTCCATTGGTGAATCATTTTAAGCTCTCTTTGGAACAATGTCCGAAGAAAGACTCAAAGATTAAAGATATGTCTAAGATTCCACTTGCCAATGCAATTGATTGTTTAATGTATGTTATGATTTGTACTAGATCGGATTTGACACAAGCAGTTAGTCAAGTGTGCGAGTTTATGTTCAAGCTAGGAAAGCAGTTAAGTGGATCCTAAGGCACTTGAAGGACACAATAGATCTTGGTATCATGTTCCGCACGGAGCAAGGTATTCCATCAGTTATGGGATGTGGATCCTAACTATGCAGATGATCTGAATGATAGGACGTATACAATAGGATATGTCTTTAatcttgtgtgtgtgtgtgtggggggGACCTATATGCTGAAAATCATCATCCATAGTAGCTATGTTTACAACTGAGGCATAATACATGAAAGCAGCTGAAGTTGCCAAGGAAGCATTGTGGCTTACAAGATTAGTGAAAGAGTTGGGTGTTGAGCAAGGTGGAGTTCAGTTGCATTGTGATAGTTATAGTGCTATCTATTTGGCGAACAATCAAGTGTATCATGCTAGGATCAATCATATTGATGTGAGGTTCCATAAGATCAAAGAGTTATTGGCGTCCAGAAAGATATTACTTCAAAAGGTTCACACTTTAAAGAATGCAGTTGATATGTTGACCAAGCCAGTCACTAGTGACAAATTCAAACATTGTTTAGATTTGTTACATGTTTCTCACTATTAAGTAGGAGGTGTACCTCCTTAGTTTCCAAGATGAATCGTTATGCAGGAAGTCTTCATAGAGGTTTGATATTCGCCAAGGTGAAGATTATTGAATATGACTCATATTATATTGATGAAATAATTATGGGTTGTAGAGATAACTATGAGTTGTCGAGAGTATAAGTcatattgttgagataattatgAGTTATTGAGATAATTATAGGTTGTTGATAGAATAATTCATATTGTTGTGATGATTATGGGTAGAGAGAGTTTTTTTGTTGAGGGAAACTAGGGATTATGGTAATGTAACACTGTGATCAGTATGCAATTCACATGACATAAATAAAGGGAACTATAACTACTCTATAGTCACAGACGTAGGCAATTTGGTCGAACTGCGTGAGCAAAGCTTTTGTGTGTTTCTTTCTATTCTGATTTGTATTCGCGTTATTGTTCTAACACTTTTAGTTCGTTAGGTGGAGAAAATTATGTTTCAGTTTGTTAGGTGGAGAAGAGTGGTGTTTCGTTTGCTAGGGTGTAAAAAGTGAATGAAAGTTAACTTTCTGTTGAGTAAGTAAAATATTGTTTAGAGTTTACatcttgtttttttgaaaaatcgaGAGAACATAATCGGTGTAAGAACTacgttcaatttaattaaataaaatattaatcaacatttaattttgattttaaaaaaaaatcgagGGATAAGATGATTTATAAAATAAAGACAAACTTTTGATTTTAAATAAAGCATAAATTTGTAGGAGTTGTGAATCGAAGCTGAGCTACATATCCTGTCGATTTTCTACAAAATCGAGAGAtaatattaaactttttttatttaaaaatgacgCATTTCAGGTAATTTGACTTCAAATTTTTATTGATTAAGGTAAAAAATTTatcttaaaatatattatttatagtagtgtaTATATACATGTAATCTTTAACTTCTTTTTGATATTGTAAGGGTTGAGCATGTGTAGTGCTCGCTttaatccatatatatatatatatatatatatatatatatatatatatatatatatatatatatatatatatatatatatatatatatatatatatatatatatatatatatatatatatatatatatatatatatatatatatatatatatatatatatatgataaaaaaaactcACATGATTTTAGTGTaactcaattattatttttttcatcctaatatttaattaaaaattaattactaTGGTTagtgtaaattttttaaaaccatTCAAGATGTTATTTTATAGATTATTAGAATAAAAGTTAAATTaacattattaaaatttaatagcCACGTTTAAGTAACCTTATAATGCACACccaggggtgggaataggctgggccgagttaGGCTTTGCCAAGTCTGAGTCTGGCCTACTAAAAATTCaaagcctgagcctggcctgtagcctatcgtaggcttatttttttggtCTGAGTCTGACCTTTTAGAAGGCCTGATTGGCctgttagcctacttaaaagcctatttcatttgaacatttgtaaataagtcattcaactcaaatttatatagactaacaaattaaaagatcagttagcttaaatgtttgtttgcattgaATTATTTGAGTTTCCCTAGTAgtataaattttgtgatactatttgtttgaaaaaacttATGGAagtaacttatgacattgttcataagattttttttcatcttattttcataatttctttaagataactaatatttatttttacattttaattcaaaatacaatataatattaataaaattattcaaatttatttaaataggccgaccTCATAGACTTAAAAGTCTTTTTATATGGCCTGTGacctagcctttttagctaaataggcttataaaaaagcataGGCCTTTTTCTATTTATGTAAAAAACCTGGCCTGACcttggcctatgtaggctgggccgtaggtcCCTGTTAATCGGCCTAGCCTATTCCTACCCCAATGCACACCGATTAAACTCttctaattaatataaaattattttttattttatatttattctaATAGAAATGTATCAGCACTTTAGTTAAAAAGTTTATTTTACtatgtttttttctttaattttattaaatggtTAATAAGATAACTGTTTTGAAACTAAGAGATCCATTGCCACGACACGAGGCTAAGTTATACTATGTACTACtagaataaataatttttattacaaGTTATACAAACCAGATGATTAAATTCTACATTGACATTTCATATGATTTTCTTGAATTGAATTCAAATCTATTTTAACTCACAAATTAATACAACACCCTCTCCCTCTCTTCTCTATAAAATAACCTTTGTCTTGGTAAACTTGTCTCTACTACTATCAATATTTTCTTCTGTCACATCGCTCTCTTTTACTCCTTACCTCTCTTCTCCACGTACCTaaacttttcttcttttctcctTTAATTAATAACTCTCACCATCAACTTTCTTACATTAACTACttaattatcttttaattaagaGCTAGATCAAGTTTCTCTTTCACTTCCAGATCCATCACTTGCTCAAAGCttactttatttttaattattactctATCAGATCGATTAATTTCTTGCTATGGATTTAGAGTTTCAATATCAAGAAGTAAGTACTTTATTTCTCTTACACAAATATATTACAATAATTAATCATAATCTTATGCTAATTAAtactatatattattattatttttactatggagattaattttgtatatatatgtgaCATGCATTAGGAGTTCTGGAGAAACTCAAGAGGAGTGCAACTATTCACCTGCAAATGGTTGCCATTGTCTTCTCCAAAAGCTCTGGTTTTTCTTTGCCATGGtaataataaatttgttttttattttttgaagttcTAAATTTCTCTCTCTATCTTAGAAAAgtgtgattttattatattttacttCTGCTTCATTGAATATCTATGGCAGGTTATGGTATGGAATGCAGTCGTTTCATGAGAGGTAATAAATGTTCTTCCATAATAACTTGTTTATTCATTTTCTCTAcatttttctattctttttttaCTATGTTactatattttatttgaagtcggTTTAAAgataatgaagaaaaaaataatatgataaaagttattttaaaacaaaatactttcttattctaaataaaaataaaagatatttgaataaacaaaaatacatatattttgtcaatttttattgatacaatttttttttataaaaactgacaaatatattaaatttgaaaaataaaatttaatttataataatggtatttatttctaacttattttaacataaacataaatattattgtgtGATGATTATGTTTTTTCTATTTAGTTACTTGTCACTTTCTAGCAGGTAGTTGAGCCTCCattgaaaaacaataaaacacaaaaattaatttgataaaagtTAACCACCTTTTAGAAGAAAAAATGTTTAACATAAGATACACTAGTTAGGTAACCAATTTGGTGTCTACTAATTAGGTCACCAATTTTGCAATAATAcccttatttttatcattaattatTTTACAAGTTATCTTTTTTCCTATTTTACAAAAATGTCCTCCCTCCCTATAATTAAACCGTTCCCACTAAGAGTTGTTGATTAGCACaaccaacaaaacaaaaatattattgttaataGATGTGTCAACTTCAAACAATAATGCACTATTGACTTGAATTTTCAAATGGTGTGAATTGGAGAAATAGATAAGGACCAAGAATGTAGAGTGTCAGTGTGGCTCTGATGTTGTTGCACTTAGGTTAATCAATTATCAGAAACAACCTGGGAAATTGATATCTACAAGGAATTGGTAGGTAAAATAGTAGTGTACAATTTTGATGAAATAATTAATACTCCTCCCATGCCATATTGCAATGGAAGGGAACATTAAAGGACCATCCTAGTGTTAGTACTTGTGGTGGGGGCATGCCATGTCCTCACATTTTCTTCACCAGAATTCTAGGCTTGGATTAATATCATGCTTGTGATTTTAACCCCTAGGTTGGGTAGATTTGGTTTATTTCTCTCCGGATTGACGTTCGAATTTTGTTAAATGCTAACAATGTTTGTATAAGTTGTATTAGACCAGATAAACTCTGGTTTTAAATGACACCTCACACAAAGTCGGTGTAATTGGTCTCCTTAGACTACTCGGTCATAATTTTGTTTCTCAATAGATTAATTCCTACCAAAGTAATTATccgtttataaaaaaaagttaatataaataatataacaatttttttacttttgtatgaaaaaattaaatttaagtcTTGTCCTGATCTGCGCAGAATGTGGAGTGAGGCTAGCTTGTGCTAGATATGCTGTGTATGGTATTGATTATGAAGGACATGGACGTTCTGAAGGGGTTCGATGTTACATTAAGAACTTCAATAACCTTGTTAATGACTGCTATGATTTTTTCAAGTCAGTTTCTGGTATGAACTCGAAACATTCAGTTATTTACATTTTAGTTTCTgtctttcattttcattttcatttgcaTTTGCATTTGAGTTTCAGTGCTCCATGAGTATAAGGGAAAGACTAGGTTCTTGTATGGAGAGTCCATGGGTGGAGCAGTTAGCCTTCTCTTGCATCAGAAGGACCCTTCTTTCTGGGATGGCGCAGTTCTTGTTGCGCCCATGTGTAAGGTAGTTTCAACGATTAtaattgattgacagtgtaaaaatatgaAATGAAGCTTATCTTATGCAAATGTTGAAACAATAAACTAGATATCAGAGAAGGTGAAGCCACACCAAGTGGTCATCAACATATTGACTAAAGTAGAAGATATCATACCAAAGTGGAAGATTGTTCCAACAAAAGATGTCATCAATTTAGCCTTCAAAGATCCAGCTAAACGAGAAAGGGTGAGATTTTTTCTTGAAATTTAGCGGATATATTGAATTTGTTTGATATGCAGGGCCGTCTTTCAGAGTGTGCAAGGTAGGCTACAGCACACCGGGCTTAAAATTTTCCACAGTTAAATCATAGTTAATCAACACAGAGTCTTCAAAAATTGAAGACACGGTTGCTGATATGCCTCTTTCTTTGGCTGTGATTGCAGATAAGAAAAAACAAGTTGATATATCAGGATAAACCCAGGTTAAAAACCGCATTAGAAATGTTAAGAACCAGCATGAGTCTTGAAGACACATTATACAAGGTTAATCTATTCCCGCATTTATCCTCATTTATTCAACAATAGTACTAGCATTTAAGACCGGTTTGAATTATGACTGATCCAATTTCGGCTGAACTTTGAGCAGGTGACACTGCCTTTTTTTGTAATGCATGGAGAGACAGACACAGTGACAGATCCAGAAGTAAGCAGAGCATTATATGAGAGAGCTAGTAGCAAAGATAAGACCTTTAAATTGTATCCGGGAATGTGGCATGGTTTAACATCCGGCGAGCCTGATGATAACATCGAAAAGGTCTTTGAAGACATTATCACATGGCTAGACAAACATGCTAACAGTAAAAGTGTTGCTCTTGACTCTTCAAATCCAACAATTGAGGCTTATGACTACGACATTGAGAAATCGACACCAGTTGTATCATCAGCAAACACTAGTATGAAGCTTACTCGTCCGCGAAAAAGTTATCTTTGTGGATTGAAAGGAAGTAGTTCGTTACATCACTCGGCAAATTAGACTGTAATAATAAACACACTCTGGTTGGATATGTGACTAAATCTGTGATGTAGCTATGTAATGGTTTACTATGAACATCTTTTCTATTTTATCTAATTTCACTGTGTTATTTAgcttttaaactttgttttttttGGCACCTTGCAACAATAAGTCAATAATAGATTGTTAGGCTTGTTTCAGATCTTCATCTATACAGAAATTGTCCTACTGAATCTGTCTAACAAATACCACAAAACTATAATGTGACGAAGAGTTCTCAGGTATTAACTACCcgtcatcagctataagctatcagctaacttatcagttatcagttatttttaccaaacaaagCCTAAAATTATAATGCAATAATCTTCTAATTATATGAAAAATCCAAGCAATCTGAAATTCGATTGAAGGTAAATAAAATCTAGTTCAGTAAAAAACATTTAGGATTGCATGTCATCACAGATACATAGAGCAAACAGCATCAAGTTCCAATCAACATCACTACAACAAAAATCAACATTCATACATATGCCAAACTTGCTTACACATTTTTGGACACATTTTTCATTGCTTATTTCTGCAACCTTAATTTAGACAGAAACATAGTATTTCAGTTATCCATAAATTTAAGAACTTCTATGGATCAATAATAATACTTTCTAAACCTGTAGAAGCAAGTTTGTTAACAAGAGCAAgagcgttacttgttatacaaGAAACATTCTGAACCTTATTTTGCAGCAATTTAACTTGCTTTTCATTCTTACCTTCGAATCCATCAAGACAAGTATCTTCATCGGTAAGCGCTGAACTAATCCATGTATTAAGATCTCCCATTTGTGTACTAAAAGTCTTTTTGCTTAACCTTCTAAGCACACCAAGTGATTTATGAAGCTCATCAAGTGCATAGCCAAAAGTCTCTATACAATCCAAAAGCGCGACTTTGTTTCTTCCTTTCATGTTCCCGCGAGTCTTTAGCTTCTTAAGATATGCTTGTACATTCTTAACTTCGCCTATTGTAACGGATACGCCCGCACGCGCCCATTTGCTCGGGGTTCTTCCGGCAGTGTTGGAG
The Vicia villosa cultivar HV-30 ecotype Madison, WI linkage group LG6, Vvil1.0, whole genome shotgun sequence genome window above contains:
- the LOC131610827 gene encoding caffeoylshikimate esterase-like produces the protein MDLEFQYQEEFWRNSRGVQLFTCKWLPLSSPKALVFLCHGYGMECSRFMRECGVRLACARYAVYGIDYEGHGRSEGVRCYIKNFNNLVNDCYDFFKSVSVLHEYKGKTRFLYGESMGGAVSLLLHQKDPSFWDGAVLVAPMCKISEKVKPHQVVINILTKVEDIIPKWKIVPTKDVINLAFKDPAKRERIRKNKLIYQDKPRLKTALEMLRTSMSLEDTLYKVTLPFFVMHGETDTVTDPEVSRALYERASSKDKTFKLYPGMWHGLTSGEPDDNIEKVFEDIITWLDKHANSKSVALDSSNPTIEAYDYDIEKSTPVVSSANTSMKLTRPRKSYLCGLKGSSSLHHSAN
- the LOC131610828 gene encoding pectinesterase inhibitor 6-like, with translation MFTKLRLMLLLIIAIFLSLSTNTSQNQMVYPKENINNNNNNVKEACSVTRYKNLCIHTLAQFSNTAGRTPSKWARAGVSVTIGEVKNVQAYLKKLKTRGNMKGRNKVALLDCIETFGYALDELHKSLGVLRRLSKKTFSTQMGDLNTWISSALTDEDTCLDGFEGKNEKQVKLLQNKVQNVSCITSNALALVNKLASTGLESIIIDP